The genomic DNA CAGTGTGTGATCGAACGCCCAGAAGGGCCGCCCCGGAGGGCCCGCAGAGTTGAGAACCTGCTTCAACCTCCAGGGTACGCCGACATTCCGATCGATGAAAGGGCAGCTCGCGCGTACCTCCTGAGCGATGCACAGCGAAGGAGGCTTTCCATGCCAACGCTCACTGCCCTCGCCAAGGACGAAAGAACAGCTCGCCGGCTATTGGCCGTGATCAGTTCACCGGGTGACATCTCAACCGGTGCGCTTCTCTCCCGAGTTGGCGCGGTTGAGGCAATCGCTCTGATCGAGCGCGACATCGCCGTCCCAGGAATGGATGCGGTCGAATCGGCCGTCTGGCGCGATCGTATGCGTCCCCGAGCGGGTGTGGATCATCTTGCCGCACAGACGCTCAGCAGCGACGACTACCGGGTACTGATCCCGAGCGATCCAGATTGGCCGACTGGCATAGGCGACCTCGGCGATCGTGCCCCGTATGCGCTGTGGGCGCGCGGGCGTACGGATCTGCTCGGCAACACACTCTCACGATTCGTCACCGTCACCGGTGCGAGAGCAGCCACAGCGTATGGCACGCACATCACCGAGGGCCTCGCCGGTGAGCTGGCCCGAAACGGCAAGACGCTGGTCGCTGGCGCGGCGTACGGAATCGAAGGATCAGTACACCGTGCCGCGCTCGCCGAAGGGGGCAACACCATCGCAGTGCTCGCTTCCGGGATCGACCGCCCCTACCCCGCGGGGCACAGTGAACTGGTGGCCTCGGTCGCACGCGCTGGTCTGCTGCTTTCTGAGGCTCCGCCCAGCGTCGCACCAACCCGGCAGCGATTTCTGGATCGTTCTCGCATCCTCGCAGCAATATCCGGGGCCACGGTCGTTGTTGAGGCAGGGTTTCGGTCGGGTGCGCTTCACACTGCTCATGAGGCCAACGCACTCGGCCGAATCGTTGGTGCAGTGCCCGGCCCCATCACGAGCGCTGCCAGCTCCGGCACGAATCATCTGTTGCAAGACGGCGGAGCGGAAGTCATTGTCTGCGCGTCGGACGTGGTGCGCGCCCTGGACACTGAAGACGCTCCCGGTCGGAACTCGGTCCATCCGGGAGCGTCTCGATCAGTATCTCCAGCGAGCCGCGCGTTGTAGCGGTTACCTCACTGTGGGAATCTCCACGACCAGAGCCTTTCGCACTTCATCGAGGTCGACACGGATGAGCCGAC from Microbacterium paraoxydans includes the following:
- a CDS encoding DNA-processing protein DprA translates to MPTLTALAKDERTARRLLAVISSPGDISTGALLSRVGAVEAIALIERDIAVPGMDAVESAVWRDRMRPRAGVDHLAAQTLSSDDYRVLIPSDPDWPTGIGDLGDRAPYALWARGRTDLLGNTLSRFVTVTGARAATAYGTHITEGLAGELARNGKTLVAGAAYGIEGSVHRAALAEGGNTIAVLASGIDRPYPAGHSELVASVARAGLLLSEAPPSVAPTRQRFLDRSRILAAISGATVVVEAGFRSGALHTAHEANALGRIVGAVPGPITSAASSGTNHLLQDGGAEVIVCASDVVRALDTEDAPGRNSVHPGASRSVSPASRAL